From the Luteolibacter rhizosphaerae genome, one window contains:
- a CDS encoding phosphoenolpyruvate carboxylase, with product MTELPPTREQLRLEGFELIDETLSFLVACLGDALKSLGEESLIPYLPWSGTVPENHPPDGTQQLYSIGFQLLNMVEERVAAAIRREREKVIGADSIRGLWPRALRDMSAMGLGPKEILAVLADVDVQPVLTAHPTEAKRASVRERHRALYEELVRNEYPKYTDRERRRIRERIVTALETLWRTGEIHLVRPDIFREMRDAIHYLRDLFPSALNRLDMHFTEAWRESGFPLEMLRAAGNIPRLSFGTWIGGDRDGHPLVTSEVTAKGLEMMRRASFQLLKRELEQVAGQLTLSRQLNDIPEALERRIDEITFSLGDEEITSDLHDRHHEEPWRHLGGLIAARLQRQIEGKPGYKSPKELDADLDLLATSIREAGCGLIDEQLLRPLRQKLEIFGFHLAMLDVRQNSEFHDKAISLLLGAAGVADGANYAGWSEEQRLAFLNEELKSPRPFLHDTARIGGEADAVLDCYRVLVKHRKEWGDAGLGALIVSMTRQLSDLLGVFLLAREAGLMEHTEEGSWCALEVVPLFETMDDLDRSPGILGAFLDHPLTQRTNEKRIGSDGKQSQQVMLGYSDSNKDCGILAAQWALHRAQENLTKTGDERGVKLCFFHGRGGTISRGAGPTHWFMASLPHGSMSGEFRMTEQGETIAQKYANLANATYNLELLLAGAAITTAMHRYTTPKADPAEPFLPFLAEKSQEAYQSLLKTEGFIEFYRQVTPIDALENSRIGSRPARRSGKKGHSIADLRAIPWVFSWTQARFYLPGWFGVGSALEALKSSEPEKFAALKGVLKQSTFLGYVFTNVETNLASANLDLMNEYAALVEDPALRKKFMDIIVAEFHRTRDLLEGLYEGSMDDRRPRMAKTLAIREAPLKVLHRQQIAILRDWRELVATEREADAESMFPKMLLSINAIASGLRTTG from the coding sequence ATGACCGAACTCCCACCCACCCGCGAGCAGCTGCGCCTCGAAGGCTTCGAGCTGATCGACGAAACCCTTTCATTTCTCGTCGCTTGCCTCGGTGACGCCCTTAAAAGCTTGGGAGAAGAATCGCTGATTCCCTACCTGCCGTGGTCCGGCACGGTGCCGGAGAATCACCCGCCGGATGGCACCCAGCAGCTCTACTCGATCGGCTTCCAGTTGCTGAACATGGTGGAAGAGCGGGTCGCCGCGGCGATCCGCCGGGAGCGCGAGAAGGTGATCGGTGCGGACTCGATTCGCGGGCTATGGCCGCGGGCGCTGCGGGACATGAGCGCGATGGGGCTGGGCCCGAAGGAAATTTTGGCGGTATTAGCGGACGTGGACGTGCAGCCGGTGCTGACGGCACACCCGACCGAGGCGAAGCGGGCCTCCGTGCGGGAGCGTCACCGGGCACTCTACGAGGAACTGGTCCGCAACGAATATCCGAAGTACACCGACCGCGAGCGCCGCCGGATCCGCGAACGGATTGTGACCGCGCTGGAGACGCTGTGGCGGACCGGTGAAATCCATCTGGTGCGGCCGGACATCTTCCGCGAGATGCGGGATGCGATCCACTACCTGCGCGACCTGTTCCCCTCCGCGCTGAACCGTCTGGACATGCACTTCACGGAGGCATGGCGCGAGTCGGGTTTCCCACTGGAGATGCTGCGGGCGGCGGGGAATATCCCTCGACTGTCCTTCGGCACTTGGATCGGCGGCGACCGCGATGGCCATCCACTGGTGACCTCCGAGGTCACGGCGAAGGGTCTGGAGATGATGCGCCGTGCTTCCTTCCAGTTGCTGAAGCGCGAGCTCGAACAGGTGGCGGGCCAGCTCACGCTTTCGCGCCAGCTCAACGATATCCCCGAAGCGCTGGAGCGCCGGATCGACGAGATCACTTTCTCGCTCGGTGATGAAGAGATCACCAGTGACCTGCACGACCGCCATCATGAAGAGCCCTGGCGCCACCTCGGCGGACTGATCGCGGCACGGCTGCAGCGCCAGATCGAAGGCAAGCCGGGCTACAAGTCGCCGAAGGAACTGGATGCGGATCTGGATCTGCTGGCGACAAGTATCCGCGAGGCAGGCTGCGGGCTGATTGATGAGCAATTGCTCCGTCCGCTCCGGCAGAAGCTGGAGATATTCGGCTTCCACCTAGCGATGCTGGATGTGCGGCAGAACTCGGAGTTCCACGACAAGGCGATCTCGTTGCTGCTGGGCGCGGCGGGGGTGGCCGATGGTGCGAACTACGCGGGCTGGAGCGAGGAGCAGCGGCTAGCCTTCCTGAATGAAGAGCTGAAATCGCCGCGGCCCTTCCTGCACGACACGGCACGGATCGGCGGCGAGGCGGATGCGGTGCTCGATTGCTACCGGGTGCTGGTGAAGCATCGCAAGGAGTGGGGCGATGCCGGGCTGGGCGCGCTGATCGTGTCGATGACGCGGCAGCTTTCGGATTTGTTAGGCGTGTTCCTGTTGGCGCGCGAGGCCGGCTTGATGGAGCACACGGAAGAGGGATCGTGGTGTGCGCTGGAAGTGGTGCCGCTCTTCGAAACGATGGACGATCTCGATCGCTCGCCGGGGATTCTCGGGGCCTTCCTGGATCACCCGCTGACGCAGCGTACGAACGAGAAGCGCATCGGGAGCGATGGCAAGCAGAGCCAGCAGGTGATGCTAGGCTACTCCGACTCTAACAAGGACTGCGGGATCCTCGCGGCGCAATGGGCGCTGCACCGCGCGCAGGAGAACTTGACGAAGACCGGCGACGAGCGCGGCGTGAAGCTGTGCTTCTTCCACGGCCGCGGCGGCACGATCTCGCGCGGGGCCGGTCCGACGCATTGGTTCATGGCCTCGCTGCCGCATGGCTCGATGAGCGGTGAATTCCGCATGACCGAGCAGGGCGAAACGATCGCGCAGAAGTACGCGAACCTGGCCAACGCGACTTACAATCTGGAGCTCTTGCTGGCAGGTGCCGCGATCACGACCGCGATGCACCGCTACACGACGCCGAAGGCGGATCCGGCCGAGCCTTTCCTCCCCTTCCTGGCAGAGAAGAGCCAAGAGGCTTATCAATCGCTGCTGAAAACCGAGGGCTTCATCGAGTTCTACCGTCAGGTGACACCAATCGATGCGCTTGAGAATTCGCGGATCGGTTCGCGGCCGGCACGCCGTAGCGGCAAGAAGGGCCACTCGATCGCCGACTTGCGCGCGATCCCGTGGGTGTTCTCGTGGACGCAGGCGCGATTCTATCTACCGGGATGGTTCGGCGTGGGATCGGCACTGGAGGCGCTGAAGTCGTCCGAGCCGGAGAAATTCGCGGCGTTGAAGGGCGTGCTGAAGCAGTCGACCTTCCTCGGCTATGTCTTCACGAATGTGGAGACGAACCTGGCCTCGGCCAATTTGGATCTGATGAACGAGTATGCGGCGCTGGTGGAAGACCCGGCGCTGCGGAAGAAGTTCATGGATATCATCGTGGCGGAATTCCACCGCACGCGTGATCTGCTGGAGGGTCTCTACGAGGGCAGCATGGACGACCGCCGCCCGCGGATGGCCAAGACGCTGGCGATCCGCGAGGCGCCGCTGAAGGTGCTGCACCGCCAGCAAATCGCGATCCTGCGCGACTGGCGCGAACTGGTGGCGACGGAGCGCGAGGCGGATGCGGAGTCGATGTTCCCGAAGATGCTGCTGTCGATCAACGCGATCGCTTCGGGGCTGCGGACGACGGGTTGA
- a CDS encoding DUF2283 domain-containing protein, whose amino-acid sequence MAEKFEMRRTDDVGYLRLPDHKGGHGTVARTVRLSELMPEAKGPDVYLDFDAEGTLIGIEILT is encoded by the coding sequence GTGGCTGAGAAATTCGAGATGAGGCGGACCGATGACGTGGGTTACCTCCGCTTGCCCGACCATAAGGGCGGCCACGGCACCGTGGCGCGCACGGTGCGGCTGAGCGAGCTGATGCCGGAGGCGAAGGGGCCTGACGTCTATCTGGATTTCGATGCGGAAGGCACCCTGATCGGGATTGAAATCCTGACATAA
- the ruvA gene encoding Holliday junction branch migration protein RuvA, whose product MTKLPTWQFASPVQAGRTMIARLRGTVLEAYPNRLVVDAGGVGYEVHVPLSTFDKLHASEGVKVDLRTHLHIRETAHTLYGFATEEERDLFLLLIDRVSGIGPAIAMAVLSGMPTGRFKACVVGGETAELSKIKGLGKKTAERIVLELKDKVGVADTWQEVASGQVAPATADAELALVALGYKQVEARKAVRKVLDEQPGATAEELIRGALRSLQ is encoded by the coding sequence ATGACGAAACTTCCCACTTGGCAGTTTGCAAGCCCGGTCCAAGCTGGCCGCACGATGATCGCAAGGCTGCGCGGGACGGTGCTGGAGGCGTATCCGAATCGCCTCGTGGTGGACGCCGGAGGGGTGGGATACGAGGTTCATGTGCCGCTTTCGACCTTCGACAAGCTGCATGCGAGCGAGGGGGTGAAGGTGGATTTGCGGACGCACCTGCACATTCGGGAGACGGCGCACACGCTCTATGGCTTCGCCACGGAGGAGGAGCGGGACCTGTTCCTGCTGCTGATCGACCGGGTAAGCGGGATCGGCCCGGCGATCGCGATGGCGGTGCTGAGCGGAATGCCGACGGGCCGCTTCAAGGCCTGCGTGGTGGGCGGGGAAACCGCGGAACTTTCCAAGATCAAGGGTCTGGGCAAGAAGACTGCCGAGCGGATCGTGCTCGAACTCAAGGACAAGGTGGGGGTGGCGGATACCTGGCAGGAAGTCGCGAGCGGGCAGGTGGCCCCGGCGACGGCGGATGCCGAGCTGGCGCTGGTGGCGCTGGGCTACAAGCAGGTGGAAGCTCGCAAGGCTGTGCGCAAGGTGCTGGATGAACAGCCCGGGGCGACGGCAGAAGAACTGATCCGCGGCGCGCTGCGGTCCCTGCAATGA
- the secG gene encoding preprotein translocase subunit SecG: MTCLAVTGLTITIDLLLVVFVIVCLLMSLVILMQRPKNEGLGAAFGSGTTDQLFGARTTNVLQKATVYLSSLFFILTLTLSVLFMKRTSLQKSFVADVAPPAPPASIAPATSDAPADASINPEAATEPAEAPAPAPVETPTTTPEGSPAPATPPTETPAPPAEAPKAEEKAPEVAPPAEAPKTEEPKTEEPKTEGQ, translated from the coding sequence ATGACTTGCCTCGCCGTTACCGGGCTCACCATCACCATCGACCTGCTCCTGGTGGTTTTCGTCATCGTCTGCCTGCTGATGAGCTTGGTCATCCTCATGCAGCGTCCTAAGAATGAAGGCCTCGGCGCCGCATTCGGTTCCGGCACCACCGACCAGCTTTTCGGGGCTCGCACCACCAACGTGCTACAAAAGGCCACGGTCTATCTCTCCAGCCTTTTCTTCATCCTCACGCTCACGCTGTCTGTCCTCTTCATGAAGCGGACCTCGCTGCAGAAGTCCTTCGTGGCGGATGTGGCGCCTCCCGCCCCTCCGGCTTCCATCGCTCCGGCGACTTCGGATGCTCCTGCGGACGCCTCGATCAACCCGGAGGCCGCCACCGAGCCTGCTGAGGCCCCGGCACCTGCTCCGGTCGAGACGCCGACTACCACTCCTGAAGGCAGCCCGGCACCTGCTACCCCGCCGACTGAAACTCCTGCTCCGCCTGCCGAAGCCCCGAAGGCCGAGGAAAAGGCTCCGGAAGTCGCTCCGCCCGCTGAAGCGCCCAAGACCGAGGAGCCCAAGACCGAGGAGCCCAAGACCGAAGGCCAGTAA
- a CDS encoding rhomboid family intramembrane serine protease produces the protein MTPDAELPVWEREDAFPEAGPGWGWVDRRGRRVPCSGLEELSAAIVSDAGARVDLVWTPAAKGFVLPEEVPELFPAMREARIRWARWDIEEGKRQMLVFGAAVAGFAAFNYFRGERLMASGTLGLALILFLILGILPWYRGVKRLSRAKRWAVEQMTDDGRVLRFETWLAIQKAPMTYVILGLMALVGLCQIYVERQNPGPFGISIVLAGLTKNHGHASDWWRLFTAPFLHGHWVHWAMNASALAYLGKRVEVFARWPHLAMTFLLSAWIGGEASARFTAMKSVGASGGLMGLLGFLLVFEWLHRRLVPESSHRRLVAVILLTAGIGIAFSHFIDNAAHAGGLVAGMIYAAVIFPKSASPHRPRTTMVDMISGGAAMGLLVSSAVMACVKML, from the coding sequence ATGACTCCCGATGCCGAGCTTCCCGTTTGGGAGCGTGAGGACGCGTTTCCGGAGGCGGGACCCGGCTGGGGCTGGGTGGACCGCCGCGGCCGGCGCGTACCCTGCTCGGGTTTGGAGGAACTCTCCGCGGCAATCGTGAGCGACGCCGGAGCGAGGGTCGATCTGGTTTGGACCCCGGCAGCGAAGGGTTTCGTCCTTCCAGAAGAAGTCCCGGAGCTGTTCCCCGCCATGCGAGAGGCCCGCATCCGCTGGGCTCGCTGGGATATCGAGGAAGGGAAGCGCCAGATGCTCGTTTTCGGGGCGGCCGTCGCCGGATTCGCCGCGTTCAATTACTTCCGCGGCGAGCGCCTGATGGCCAGCGGCACCTTAGGCCTCGCCCTGATCCTCTTCCTCATCCTCGGGATCCTGCCTTGGTATCGTGGCGTGAAGCGCCTCTCCCGCGCCAAGCGTTGGGCCGTCGAGCAGATGACCGATGACGGCCGGGTTCTCCGCTTCGAGACTTGGCTGGCCATTCAGAAAGCGCCGATGACCTATGTGATCCTCGGCCTCATGGCCTTGGTCGGGCTTTGCCAAATCTACGTTGAGCGTCAGAATCCTGGGCCTTTCGGGATCAGCATCGTCCTCGCTGGTCTCACCAAGAACCACGGTCACGCTTCAGATTGGTGGCGGCTCTTTACCGCACCTTTTCTCCACGGCCACTGGGTTCATTGGGCCATGAATGCCTCGGCCTTGGCCTATCTTGGTAAGCGCGTGGAGGTCTTCGCCCGCTGGCCCCATCTGGCCATGACCTTCCTGCTCTCGGCCTGGATTGGGGGTGAGGCCTCGGCCCGATTCACGGCAATGAAATCCGTCGGAGCATCCGGCGGACTCATGGGGCTGCTCGGCTTCCTGCTCGTCTTCGAGTGGCTGCACCGTCGCCTCGTGCCGGAGAGTTCGCACCGCCGTCTCGTTGCGGTGATCCTGCTCACTGCCGGGATCGGCATCGCGTTCAGCCACTTCATCGACAATGCCGCGCACGCCGGTGGTCTGGTAGCGGGCATGATCTATGCCGCGGTGATCTTCCCGAAGTCAGCCTCACCGCATCGTCCCCGTACTACCATGGTGGACATGATCTCGGGTGGTGCCGCCATGGGTCTCCTGGTGTCTTCGGCCGTCATGGCCTGCGTCAAAATGCTGTGA
- a CDS encoding glycerophosphodiester phosphodiesterase: MKILSATACSVIFSVMATAADLPLLVAHRGASHAAPENTLSAFKLAWEEGADGIEGDFYLSSDGEVVCIHDKDTKRTAGTALVVAETPWKELSKLDVGSWKSPEYKGERIPLLAEVLDVLPAGKRFFLEVKCGPEIVPALKKILAEKKADPARVTIISFNADVISESRKELPAYQAHWITDLKDFADPAKRESYEKQLGKCGSQGLQFKAASPVEGPWLASIKSKGLLLTSWTVDDATLAKKMIGFGVNHITTNRPGPLRKELAR; this comes from the coding sequence ATGAAAATCCTGTCTGCCACCGCCTGTTCGGTGATCTTTTCCGTCATGGCCACCGCCGCCGATCTCCCGCTCCTCGTCGCCCACCGTGGTGCCTCGCACGCCGCGCCGGAGAATACCCTCTCCGCCTTCAAGTTGGCATGGGAAGAGGGAGCGGATGGTATCGAGGGTGACTTCTACCTGAGTTCGGATGGTGAGGTGGTCTGCATCCATGACAAGGACACCAAGCGCACGGCAGGCACCGCCTTGGTCGTTGCGGAAACGCCATGGAAGGAACTCTCGAAGCTCGATGTGGGCTCGTGGAAATCTCCCGAATACAAGGGCGAGCGGATCCCCCTGCTGGCCGAGGTGCTGGATGTCCTTCCCGCCGGCAAGCGCTTCTTCCTGGAGGTGAAGTGCGGGCCTGAGATCGTTCCCGCCCTCAAGAAGATCCTCGCCGAGAAGAAGGCGGATCCGGCGCGCGTGACCATCATCTCCTTCAATGCCGATGTGATTTCCGAGTCCCGCAAGGAACTCCCCGCCTATCAGGCCCACTGGATCACCGACCTCAAGGACTTCGCGGACCCCGCCAAGCGTGAGAGCTACGAAAAGCAACTGGGCAAATGCGGCTCCCAAGGCCTCCAATTCAAGGCCGCTTCTCCTGTTGAAGGTCCGTGGCTCGCCAGCATCAAGTCGAAGGGCCTCTTGCTTACCTCATGGACGGTGGATGACGCGACCCTTGCCAAGAAGATGATCGGCTTCGGCGTGAACCACATCACGACCAATCGTCCCGGTCCCCTCCGCAAGGAGCTGGCTCGATAA
- a CDS encoding NAD(P)/FAD-dependent oxidoreductase: MTIPDLAIIGAGPAGSTLAALLAQKGFKVLVFDDEKRPELLVGESLVPATVPVMRRLGIEDRVASYSQHKPGVSFIHRHGTRIDFNFGPIAKCLPTYAYNIPRPQFDNTLRERAEELGVRFVTQRAAVEKGEGEREIQLTAETLEKTGLTEHPKLLIDATGRTRLFARTLGIGGKTGERSDVAYFAHFEDFAHDFPPAGQVVISILDHGWSWRIPLPGRLSVGIVVHKDAAKGWGNTPEERLDYALSHEPLLKEHAKNARRVTPVMTYTNYQLVSDRGHGPGWAACGDSFGFVDPMLSPGLFMALESARLFEEHVFSKGPKVMGRPEEMAAGFAAAEAELHDWHASWRELIRHFYDGGIFSLYETGTKFSEKFKGWPGIGFMESHMTKHIASMASGAFTRRKYSRGLVKFMRQYMMHDCRPPEDYAVLPAKA; this comes from the coding sequence ATGACAATTCCCGATCTCGCGATCATCGGCGCCGGTCCGGCTGGTTCCACCCTGGCGGCCTTGCTGGCACAGAAGGGCTTCAAGGTGCTAGTCTTCGACGATGAGAAGCGCCCGGAGCTTCTGGTGGGTGAATCGCTGGTTCCGGCGACCGTGCCGGTGATGCGAAGGCTCGGAATCGAAGATCGGGTGGCGTCTTACTCCCAGCACAAGCCGGGCGTGAGCTTCATCCATCGCCACGGGACGCGGATCGATTTCAACTTCGGACCGATCGCGAAATGCCTGCCGACCTACGCCTACAACATCCCGCGCCCGCAGTTCGACAACACGCTGCGCGAGCGGGCCGAGGAGTTGGGAGTCCGCTTCGTGACACAGCGTGCCGCGGTGGAGAAAGGCGAGGGAGAACGGGAGATCCAGTTGACCGCGGAGACGCTGGAGAAGACGGGCCTAACAGAACACCCGAAGCTCCTGATCGACGCTACCGGCCGGACGCGATTGTTCGCGCGGACCTTGGGAATCGGAGGGAAAACCGGTGAGCGCAGCGACGTGGCTTACTTCGCGCATTTCGAGGATTTCGCACACGACTTCCCGCCCGCGGGACAGGTGGTCATCAGCATCCTGGACCATGGTTGGAGCTGGCGTATTCCCCTGCCCGGCCGCTTGTCGGTAGGGATCGTGGTGCACAAGGATGCGGCAAAGGGATGGGGCAACACTCCCGAAGAGCGTTTGGACTACGCCTTGAGCCATGAGCCGCTGCTTAAGGAGCACGCGAAGAACGCGCGGCGGGTAACGCCGGTGATGACTTACACGAACTACCAGCTCGTCTCGGATCGCGGGCACGGGCCGGGCTGGGCGGCCTGCGGTGATTCCTTCGGCTTCGTGGATCCGATGCTTTCGCCGGGGCTTTTCATGGCGCTGGAGTCAGCGCGCTTGTTTGAAGAACACGTTTTCTCGAAGGGTCCCAAGGTGATGGGACGACCGGAGGAGATGGCGGCGGGATTCGCGGCGGCAGAGGCGGAACTCCACGACTGGCACGCGAGCTGGCGTGAACTCATCCGCCACTTCTACGACGGCGGCATCTTTTCGCTCTACGAGACGGGAACGAAGTTCTCCGAGAAGTTCAAGGGCTGGCCGGGCATCGGCTTCATGGAGAGCCACATGACAAAGCACATCGCCTCGATGGCCTCCGGTGCCTTCACGCGGCGGAAGTACAGCCGCGGACTCGTGAAGTTCATGCGGCAGTATATGATGCACGACTGCCGTCCGCCGGAGGACTATGCGGTCCTGCCGGCGAAGGCGTGA
- a CDS encoding class I adenylate-forming enzyme family protein has translation MNLIEEISRRHAPGKIAVIRGERRVSYGDLFRHAREIAGLLEPYLPAGRIPRIGLQCPNGVSYIVLSMGILLAGGCLVPLAEELTDAERGEVASITALDMVLAADVLPWHGGGEVLLSAESDKTTWKLHRGDGGIPQFPEVGFQALNPAFIRFSSGTTGTSKGVVLSHETLLARITAANEGLKIGDEDRVLWMLPMAHHFAVSIVLYLYFGATTVLEHSPLREDILATAERESATLIYGSPFHFAMLSGDKSSFAWPTLRLAVATAAALPEATARAFESRFAKPLTQGLGIIEVGLSVLNLDSASAKPEAIGKPMPAYEVALLDENGTRVPDGESGEFHIRGPGLLDAYLVPWDPQPLKGDWFGSGDLVRRDADGDLFLMGRKKSVINVAGMKVFPEEVERVLNGHPAVKRSRVLGRSHPQMGQVPIAEIIPVNVEETPKAVELQRFCKAVLSAYKVPMQFKVVESLPMTASGKLRRD, from the coding sequence GTGAACCTGATCGAAGAAATCTCCCGCCGCCATGCGCCCGGAAAGATCGCCGTGATCCGCGGCGAGCGCCGGGTGAGCTACGGCGACTTGTTCCGTCATGCCCGGGAAATTGCCGGGCTGTTAGAGCCATATCTGCCGGCAGGACGAATCCCGCGGATCGGCTTGCAGTGTCCGAACGGGGTTTCCTACATCGTGCTTTCGATGGGGATCCTGCTCGCGGGGGGATGCCTGGTGCCGCTGGCGGAAGAACTAACCGATGCCGAGCGGGGAGAGGTGGCCTCGATCACCGCGCTCGACATGGTTCTGGCGGCCGATGTCCTGCCTTGGCACGGTGGCGGCGAGGTGCTGCTGAGTGCGGAGTCCGACAAGACTACTTGGAAGCTCCATCGCGGAGATGGCGGCATCCCGCAGTTCCCGGAAGTGGGCTTCCAGGCGCTCAATCCCGCCTTCATCCGTTTCAGCTCCGGCACCACCGGAACGAGCAAGGGCGTGGTGCTGTCCCATGAGACGCTGCTGGCACGAATCACGGCGGCGAACGAGGGCTTGAAGATCGGGGATGAGGACCGGGTGCTGTGGATGCTGCCGATGGCGCACCATTTCGCGGTGTCGATCGTGCTCTACCTCTACTTCGGCGCGACCACGGTTCTGGAACACTCTCCGCTGCGGGAAGACATCCTCGCGACGGCGGAGCGGGAGAGCGCGACGCTGATCTACGGATCGCCCTTCCACTTCGCGATGCTATCCGGGGACAAGAGCAGCTTTGCTTGGCCTACTCTGAGACTGGCCGTGGCGACGGCGGCAGCGCTGCCGGAGGCGACCGCCCGGGCTTTCGAGTCACGTTTCGCAAAGCCGCTGACCCAAGGCCTCGGAATTATCGAGGTCGGCCTCTCCGTGCTCAATCTGGATTCGGCGAGCGCCAAGCCGGAAGCGATCGGCAAACCGATGCCCGCGTACGAGGTGGCGCTGCTGGACGAAAACGGGACGCGAGTCCCGGATGGAGAGTCAGGCGAGTTTCACATCCGCGGCCCCGGCCTGCTGGATGCCTATCTGGTGCCTTGGGATCCCCAGCCACTGAAGGGGGATTGGTTCGGCAGCGGTGATCTGGTGCGGCGGGACGCGGACGGGGACCTATTCCTGATGGGTCGGAAGAAGTCGGTGATCAATGTCGCGGGAATGAAGGTGTTTCCCGAAGAAGTGGAGCGGGTGCTAAACGGACATCCCGCGGTGAAGCGCAGCCGGGTGCTCGGCCGCTCTCACCCGCAGATGGGCCAGGTGCCGATCGCCGAGATCATCCCGGTGAATGTGGAGGAGACACCCAAGGCGGTGGAACTCCAGCGTTTTTGCAAGGCCGTCCTCTCCGCCTACAAGGTGCCGATGCAGTTCAAGGTGGTGGAAAGCCTGCCGATGACCGCATCGGGAAAGCTAAGGCGGGATTGA
- a CDS encoding acyl carrier protein — protein sequence MLPSRSMEDDLIELIRTEILDTPETLTPQSDLFAAGLDSMGIMQLLLAIEDRFGVAIDPADLSRDNFSSVAKIAALVAEKQGH from the coding sequence ATGCTCCCGTCCCGAAGCATGGAAGACGACTTGATCGAACTGATCCGGACCGAGATTCTGGACACCCCGGAAACTCTGACGCCGCAGAGCGACCTCTTTGCCGCTGGCTTAGACTCGATGGGGATCATGCAGCTTCTTCTCGCGATCGAAGACCGCTTCGGCGTGGCGATCGATCCGGCGGACTTGTCGCGCGACAACTTCTCGAGCGTCGCGAAAATCGCAGCGTTGGTCGCGGAGAAACAAGGTCACTAA
- a CDS encoding response regulator produces MKPILVINDDSKLLGEISSVLREGGYYHLIASSGSEAMTLASGYDFALVLLDLKLPDIDGDALYDKLLLAESHYDLPIVALIDGLDAEEVKVINRLVPKRAVTLFSKPLQREWLDELFARYGHKKR; encoded by the coding sequence ATGAAACCCATTCTGGTGATCAACGACGACAGCAAACTCCTGGGCGAGATTTCCTCCGTCCTCCGCGAAGGCGGATACTATCATCTCATCGCCTCCAGCGGTTCGGAGGCCATGACCCTAGCCTCCGGCTACGACTTCGCCCTGGTCCTGCTTGACCTGAAGTTGCCGGACATCGACGGCGATGCCCTCTACGACAAGCTGCTGCTTGCCGAGTCCCACTACGATTTGCCGATCGTGGCCTTGATTGACGGTCTCGATGCGGAGGAGGTGAAGGTCATCAACCGCTTGGTCCCCAAGCGTGCAGTCACCCTCTTCTCGAAGCCCCTCCAGCGCGAGTGGCTGGACGAGCTCTTCGCCCGCTACGGCCACAAGAAACGTTGA
- a CDS encoding glycine cleavage system protein R, producing MHASVVMTVLAADRPGLVRALSETIAAHGGSWQESRMARLAGQFAGILRVECPAGETEALLKALAGLESQGIAVQARQEEAASPSERETVGVDIVGNDRPGIIRELSAAIASAGGNVEDLSTSLESAPMAGHPIFHAKGLVSLPADRDPAVLIAAIEKLGPDLSVTIEG from the coding sequence ATGCACGCCTCTGTCGTCATGACCGTTCTCGCCGCCGACCGCCCGGGCCTTGTCCGGGCGCTTTCTGAAACCATCGCCGCGCATGGTGGGAGTTGGCAGGAGAGCCGGATGGCACGCTTGGCCGGACAATTCGCCGGGATCCTGCGGGTGGAATGCCCGGCCGGAGAGACCGAGGCGCTGCTGAAAGCCCTCGCCGGTCTCGAAAGCCAGGGGATCGCGGTGCAAGCGCGGCAGGAAGAAGCCGCTTCCCCCTCGGAGCGCGAGACCGTGGGAGTGGATATCGTAGGCAACGACCGACCCGGGATCATTCGGGAGCTCTCCGCCGCCATCGCATCGGCGGGCGGCAATGTGGAGGATCTTTCGACCTCTCTGGAGAGCGCACCGATGGCGGGCCACCCGATCTTCCACGCGAAGGGCCTCGTCTCCCTCCCCGCCGATCGCGACCCCGCGGTTTTGATCGCCGCGATCGAGAAGCTCGGACCTGACCTTTCGGTGACGATCGAGGGCTGA